A stretch of the Alnus glutinosa chromosome 6, dhAlnGlut1.1, whole genome shotgun sequence genome encodes the following:
- the LOC133871973 gene encoding AT-hook motif nuclear-localized protein 10 has protein sequence MSGSETGVMASREAFSVGLQQKTQPLVQNMRLAFGVDSGSVYKPVGAATAASTSTSTSPTYQPSGDGGSTTAIAGGGAMVNVNVSSMGGSGGETVKRKRGRPRKYGPDGAMALGLTPAPQSVTVNQSGGVFSSPPPLPSVPTPPSGGPASPTSFKKARGRPPGSSKKQQLEALGSAGVGFTPHVITVKAGEDVSSKIMSFSQHGPRAVCILSANGAISNVTLRQPATSGGTVTYEGRFEILSLSGSFLLSENGGQRSRTGGLSVSLSGPDGRVLGGGVAGLLTAASPVQVVVGSFIADGRKESKSAKQNYQMEALTAPPKFAPGGGPTGASSPPSRGTLSESSGGPGSPHNHSTGACNNSNPQGMSSIPWK, from the exons ATGTCAGGATCAGAGACGGGAGTGATGGCGAGTAGAGAGGCCTTCAGCGTGGGGCTTCAGCAGAAGACTCAGCCGCTCGTACAGAACATGCGCTTGGCGTTCGGTGTCGACAGCGGTTCCGTTTACAAGCCCGTCGGCGCGGCTACAGCAGCCTCAACCTCGACCTCGACCTCGCCGACTTACCAACCCTCCGGCGATGGTGGATCCACCACCGCTATCGCCGGTGGTGGGGCCATGGTTAATGTGAATGTGAGCAGTATGGGTGGTAGTGGCGGTGAGACCGTGAAGAGGAAGAGAGGGAGACCCAGGAAGTACGGGCCAGATGGAGCTATGGCATTGGGTCTCACCCCTGCGCCTCAGTCTGTCACGGTAAACCAGTCAGGTGGAgtcttttcttctcctcctcctcttccttcGGTTCCTACACCGCCTTCTGGAGGCCCAGCCTCACCCACTTCGTTCAAGAAAGCTAGGGGTAGACCGCCCGGTTCTAGCAAGAAGCAACAATTGGAAGCTCTGG GATCAGCAGGTGTTGGGTTTACACCACATGTTATCACTGTGAAAGCTGGAGAG GATGTATCGTCGAAAATAATGTCATTTTCTCAGCATGGTCCAAGGGCTGTCTGCATCCTGTCAGCAAATGGAGCCATATCTAATGTTACTCTTCGCCAACCAGCCACATCTGGAGGAACTGTAACTTATGAG GGGCGGTTTGAAATTCTGTCCCTTTCTGGTTCGTTCCTGCTATCTGAAAATGGTGGTCAGCGGAGCAGAACTGGGGGTTTAAGTGTGTCTTTATCTGGCCCAGATGGTCGTGTTTTAGGTGGGGGTGTGGCAGGTCTTCTCACAGCTGCATCCCCTGTTCAG GTAGTGGTGGGGAGTTTTATTGCAGATGGTCGAAAGGAATCAAAGTCAGCAAAACAGAATTACCAGATGGAAGCTTTGACTGCCCCACCAAAGTTTGCCCCTGGTGGTGGGCCAACAGGGGCCAGCAGCCCGCCGTCACGCGGGACCCTTAGTGAATCCTCAGGTGGGCCGGGAAGCCCACATAACCATAGTACAGGAGCTTGCAATAACAGTAACCCACAGGGGATGTCTAGCATACCGTGGAAGTGA
- the LOC133871974 gene encoding psbP domain-containing protein 3, chloroplastic — protein sequence MASVSSPYPLSLRPPVCHFTASSNKKGPRNPNTTSFHVLARDITTETLGSVSSGTKHNVLCCKNSEQQHRESRFRVQEGFGAKRREFVLQIAATATFPLIIPNALAENDVPENFRVYTDDANKFKILIPQDWQVGAGEPNGFKSITAFYPGEASSSNVSVVITGLGADFTRMESLGKVDAFAETLVNGLDRSWQRPPGVAAKLIDCKASNGFYYIEYSLQNPGESRRRLLSAIGMASNGWINRLYTVTGQFMEEESEKYSFNIEKAVASFRFI from the exons ATGGCGTCTGTTTCCTCACCGTATCCATTGTCGCTGCGACCTCCCGTCTGCCACTTCACAGCTTCATCCAATAAGAAAGGTCCACGAAATCCGAATACTACTAGTTTCCATGTTCTGGCGCGTGACATAACTACTGAGACTCTTGGTTCGGTTTCTTCCGGCACAAAACATAATGTACTATGTTGCAAGAACAGCGAACAACAACATCGAGAATCACG TTTTCGGGTACAAGAAGGATTCGGAGCAAAAAGAAGAGAGTTTGTGCTTCAGATAGCAGCTACTGCAACTTTTCCGTTGATCATTCCAAATGCATTGGCTGAGAACG ATGTACCAGAGAATTTTCGTGTTTATACAGACGACGCGAACAAGTTCAAGATACTGATTCCTCAAG ATTGGCAAGTGGGCGCAGGAGAGCCTAATGGATTTAAATCGATAACAGCTTTCTACCCAGGAGAGGCATCCAGTTCAAATG TCAGCGTTGTGATTACGGGGCTTGGAGCGGATTTTACCAGGATGGAGTCTTTGGGCAAAGTTGATGCTTTTGCTGAGACTCTG GTTAATGGACTGGATAGAAGCTGGCAAAGGCCTCCTGGCGTGGCAGCGAAACTCATAGACTGTAAAGCCTCAAATG GGTTCTATTATATCGAGTATTCGCTACAAAATCCCGGTGAAAGTCGCAGACGTTTACTTTCAGCAATTGGGATGGCATCCAATGGCTGGATCAACAGACTATATACTGTGACCGGACAG TTTATGGAGGAAGAATCAGAGAAATACAGTTTCAACATTGAGAAG GCTGTAGCATCCTTCAGGTTTATTTGA
- the LOC133871972 gene encoding SWI/SNF complex subunit SWI3B: protein MATTSPAKEPTETPSKPPPLISQSPITPPPVKPETPTTTTPTTTTTTTSTPRPPDPPPSDADVIQVPSYSRWFSWSKIHDCEVRFVPEFFDSASHSKNPRLYMYYRNSIVKQFRANPSRKLTFTDARKTLVGDVGSIRRVFDFLEAWGLVNYSPSAHNKPLKWEDKESKSDAKGGGGAAATVESSAAAAASNRESSNKVVCSGCKLVCSIACFACDKYDLTLCARCYVRGNYRVGVNSSDFRRVEISEDMKADWTEKETLYLLEAIMHYGDDWKRVAQLVGGRSEKECVAQFMKLPFGEQYLKYPNSGEVDNKYNAMKDQVDAGCGLENSGASFPSKRMCLTPLADASNPIMAQAAFLSTLAGVNVAEAAARAAVMSLSQVGHGANREHLGTLARNTKLQETEVASNGDTTQGSLDGAFVEANSQIQKEQLDVERAISEITQQMKAIQNKLVHFEDLDLRMEKEWQQLEQMKNMLFVDQLALLFHRSSEERMEQKNIRTD, encoded by the exons ATGGCGACCACTTCACCAGCCAAAGAACCCACTGAAACCCCATCCAAACCGCCACCCCTTATCTCCCAGAGCCCCATCACCCCCCCGCCCGTCAAGCCCGAGACTCCCACCACCACAactcccaccaccaccaccaccaccacctccactCCTAGGCCTCCTGATCCACCGCCTTCCGATGCCGACGTCATCCAAGTCCCCAGCTACTCCC GTTGGTTCTCATGGAGCAAAATCCACGACTGCGAGGTCCGGTTCGTCCCGGAGTTCTTCGACTCTGCCTCTCACTCCAAGAACCCCAGGTTGTACATGTACTACAGGAACTCCATCGTCAAGCAGTTCAGGGCCAACCCTTCGAGAAAGCTCACTTTTACGGACGCAAGAAAGACCCTGGTAGGCGACGTGGGTTCCATCCGCAGGGTCTTCGATTTCCTGGAGGCCTGGGGTCTGGTCAACTACTCGCCCTCCGCGCACAACAAGCCACTCAAGTGGGAAGACAAGGAGAGTAAGTCGGACGCCAAAGGCGGCGGCGGAGCTGCTGCGACGGTTGAGTCTTCCGCCGCGGCGGCGGCTTCCAATAGAGAGAGTTCTAACAAGGTGGTGTGCAGTGGGTGCAAGCTCGTTTGCAGTATTGCTTGCTTTGCTTGTGATAAG TATGACTTGACTCTCTGTGCAAGATGCTATGTTCGTGGGAACTACCGGGTTGGTGTCAACTCTTCAGATTTCAGGCGGGTTGAGATCAGTGAAGATATGAAGGCAGATTGGACAGAAAAAGAAACTTTGTATCTTCTAGAAGCTATTATGCATTATGGTGATGACTGGAAGAGGGTTGCACAACTTGTTGGTGGAAGAAGCGAGAAGGAATGTGTCGCTCAGTTCATGAAGCTTCCTTTTGGGGAGCAATATCTTAAATATCCAAACTCTGGGGAGGTTGATAACAAGTATAATGCAATGAAGGATCAAGTTGATGCTGGATGTGGTTTAGAAAACTCTGGTGCATCATTCCCCAGTAAAAGAATGTGTCTCACACCTCTTGCAGATGCAAGCAACCCAATTATGGCTCAG GCTGCATTTCTTTCAACTCTGGCTGGTGTAAACGTTGCAGAAGCTGCTGCCCGAGCAGCGGTTATGAGTCTCTCTCAGGTGGGCCATGGAGCAAATAGAGAGCATCTTGGTACTCTTGCCAGGAATACAAAATTGCAAG AAACTGAGGTTGCATCCAATGGCGACACCACCCAGGGTTCATTGGATGGAGCTTTTGTAGAAGCGAATTCACAGATTCAGAAGGAACAGCTAGATGTGGAGAGAGCAATTTCTGAGATTACACAGCAG ATGAAAGCGATACAAAATAAGCTTGTTCATTTTGAGGATCTAGATTTGCGGATGGAGAAAGAATGGCAACAATTGGAGCAAATGAAGAACATGCTCTTTGTCGATCAGCTTGCCCTCTTGTTTCatagaagttctgaagaacgAATGGAACAAAAGAATATAAGAACAGATTGA
- the LOC133871248 gene encoding uncharacterized protein LOC133871248 — MAYQSIPGPGSGSSSGSGFQFLNSPFGDTTYTKVFVGGLAWETQSETMRRYFEQFGEILEAVVITDKNTGRSKGYGFVTFRDPEAARRACADPTPIIDGRRANCNLASVGRPRPSMPYGRLRPAAPYVGSLQATRGAYMGSFGYQQPVSYNYQQGLMYPPYGYQAYGPEYVYPQGVYNPYAGQQYYQIYGVPGTVNTAVYPYGHLGQTIPGGHGYAAVPSYAMPGHQIVQFGGPSVNAITTSPMPTIQSPYPTGMAAPVAAPQFMVPAPSPQYMQGSGSDQTG, encoded by the exons aTGGCGTACCAGTCGATTCCGGGTCCGGGTTCGGGATCGAGTTCTGGTTCTGGGTTTCAGTTCTTGAATTCCCCTTTTGGTGATACGACCTATACCAAGGTCTTTGTCGGGGGACTGGCCTGGGAGACACAGAGCGAGACTATGCGACGCTACTTCGAGCAGTTCGGTGAAATTCTAGAAGCCGTCGTGATCACTGACAAGAATACTGGTCGATCAAAAGGCTATGGTTTT GTGACTTTTCGCGACCCTGAGGCTGCTAGGCGAGCCTGTGCTGATCCAACTCCAATTATTGATGGCAGGCGGGCAAATTGTAATTTGGCTTCGGTTGGGCGACCCCGGCCTTCTATGCCTTATG GACGTCTAAGACCAGCAGCCCCATACGTTGGAAGTTTGCAAGCCACCCGGGGGGCTTACATGGGAAGTTTTGGCTACCAGCAACCAGTTTCTTACAACTACCAACAAGGATTGATGTATCCTCCTTATGG GTATCAAGCATATGGGCCTGAATATGTCTATCCACAG GGTGTTTACAACCCTTATGCAGGTCAGCAATACTATCAGATTTATGGAGTACCTGGGACAGTTAACACTGCTGTTTATCCTTATGGACATCTGGGTCAAACTATTCCTGGTGGTCATGGTTATGCGGCAGTGCCCAGTTATGCTATGCCGGGTCATCAGATAGTACAGTTTGGTGGACCTAGTGTTAATGCAATAACAACTTCACCTATGCCTACAATTCAATCACCATATCCTACAG GTATGGCAGCACCTGTTGCAGCACCACAGTTTATGGTTCCTGCTCCTTCTCCTCAGTATATGCAAGGTAGCGGTTCTGACCAAACAGGGTGA
- the LOC133871246 gene encoding cinnamoyl-CoA reductase 1-like: MAAQKGSVCVTGAGGFVASWLVKLLLSKNYFVHATVRQPGDAKYAHLSKFENASENLRLLKADLLDYNSIHSAVEGCIGVFHVASPVPSTSTVTNPEVEVMEPAVEGTLNVLKASLEAKVKRVVVVSASAAVFRNPSWPKDQVMDETCWSDKEYCRTTKNWYFLSKTEAESQALEFAKRNGLDVVTICPTLVLGPILQPAVNASSLVLIRLLKEGYESVENKVRPIVDVRDVAEALILEYEKPEAKGRYICTAHTTTEKGLVDMLKSIYPHYNYPKNFIEVQEEGVRLSSEKLQSLGWSYRPLKETLIDSVESYREARLLD; this comes from the exons ATGGCGGCTCAGAAGGGAAGCGTGTGTGTTACCGGTGCCGGAGGGTTCGTCGCCTCGTGGCTCGTCAAGCTTCTCCTCTCTAAGAACTATTTTGTCCATGCTACCGTTAGACAACCCG GAGATGCAAAGTATGCTCATTTGAGTAAGTTTGAGAATGCATCGGAAAACTTGAGACTGTTGAAGGCAGACTTATTGGATTACAACTCTATACATTCAGCAGTTGAAGGGTGCATAGGAGTATTCCATGTTGCTAGTCCAGTTCCTTCAACTAGTACTGTAACAAACCCTGAG GTAGAGGTGATGGAGCCTGCTGTAGAGGGCACACTTAACGTGCTTAAAGCAAGCCTTGAAGCAAAAGTTAAGCGAGTTGTTGTTGTGTCCGCTTCGGCTGCTGTGTTCAGGAATCCATCATGGCCCAAAGATCAAGTGATGGACGAAACATGCTGGTCTGATAAGGAATACTGTAGGACTACTAAG AACTGgtattttctttctaaaacagAAGCAGAAAGTCAGGCACTGGAGTTTGCTAAAAGAAACGGGCTTGATGTAGTAACTATATGCCCTACACTTGTTTTGGGGCCAATTCTGCAGCCTGCAGTGAATGCAAGTAGCTTAGTTCTCATTAGACTTCTGAAAG AAGGTTATGAATCAGTAGAAAACAAGGTCCGGCCAATCGTTGACGTACGTGATGTAGCTGAGGCACTGATCCTGGAATATGAGAAGCCTGAGGCTAAAGGAAGATACATATGCACAGCACACACTACCACGGAAAAGGGTCTGGTGGACATGCTTAAGAGTATATACCCCCACTATAACTATCCTAAGAA CTTTATCGAAGTGCAGGAAGAAGGTGTCAGGTTGAGTTCCGAGAAATTGCAAAGTTTAGGTTGGAGCTACCGGCCATTGAAGGAAACTCTCATTGATTCCGTCGAAAGTTATCGTGAGGCCAGGCTCTTGGATTGA